A part of Hippea maritima DSM 10411 genomic DNA contains:
- a CDS encoding single-stranded DNA-binding protein produces the protein MANLNKVMLIGNLTRDPELRYTPAGLGVASFGIAVNTPVGKDEQGNRKTETLFVDVVAFGRQAETIAEYLKKGSLVYIEGRLRYRSWEDANGNRRSKHEIVLNNFQFLSFKDKTEAAQDVVDVPAEDEDIPF, from the coding sequence ATGGCAAATCTGAATAAAGTGATGCTTATAGGTAATCTCACCAGAGACCCAGAGCTCAGATACACACCGGCTGGTTTAGGTGTTGCAAGTTTTGGTATAGCGGTCAATACGCCTGTAGGCAAAGATGAGCAAGGCAATAGGAAGACAGAAACACTCTTTGTTGATGTCGTGGCTTTTGGTAGGCAGGCAGAAACAATAGCCGAATACCTTAAAAAAGGATCGCTGGTTTATATCGAAGGAAGATTGCGCTACAGAAGCTGGGAAGATGCAAATGGAAATAGAAGGTCAAAACACGAGATAGTTCTTAATAATTTTCAATTTTTGTCCTTTAAAGATAAAACAGAAGCCGCTCAAGATGTGGTTGATGTACCTGCTGAGGATGAAGATATACCATTTTAA
- the rpsF gene encoding 30S ribosomal protein S6 — translation MRYYELLYIVRPTMGEDELKAFIEGVAERIKAEGGEILKNEVWQKRSLAYPIKKFKQGYYILVHYKSEADTPKRIEEFLRLKEDVLRFITTYMLKKDIKVYENKKEEDGKSE, via the coding sequence ATGAGGTATTATGAGTTGCTTTACATCGTTCGACCCACGATGGGGGAGGACGAACTAAAGGCCTTTATTGAAGGCGTTGCTGAGAGAATTAAGGCCGAAGGTGGAGAGATTCTAAAAAACGAGGTTTGGCAGAAGAGAAGCTTGGCCTATCCAATTAAGAAATTCAAACAGGGATATTACATCTTGGTGCACTACAAATCAGAGGCCGATACACCGAAGAGGATTGAAGAATTTTTGAGGCTCAAAGAGGATGTTTTAAGGTTTATCACTACCTATATGCTAAAAAAAGATATAAAGGTTTACGAGAATAAGAAGGAAGAAGATGGCAAATCTGAATAA
- the rplI gene encoding 50S ribosomal protein L9 produces MKVVLLEDVDKLGYAGDIKTVKDGYAKNYLIPKGFALAATKSNLKLVEEKRKAILRRIEKRIEQANKVKEALDGLEIEIKARAGEKGKLFGSVTANEIYEQLKDKAEFDKKSIRLPKDGIKEIGKHEVEVAIYRDVKATVKVNVVPLNEE; encoded by the coding sequence ATGAAGGTGGTACTCCTTGAAGATGTAGATAAATTAGGTTATGCAGGCGATATAAAAACCGTAAAAGACGGCTATGCGAAAAACTATCTTATTCCAAAGGGTTTTGCTTTGGCAGCAACTAAAAGCAACTTAAAGCTTGTCGAAGAAAAAAGAAAGGCTATTCTTAGAAGGATAGAGAAAAGGATTGAGCAAGCAAATAAGGTTAAAGAGGCCTTAGACGGTCTTGAGATAGAGATCAAAGCAAGAGCTGGAGAGAAAGGAAAACTCTTTGGATCTGTTACGGCAAATGAAATATATGAGCAACTTAAAGATAAAGCAGAGTTTGATAAAAAGAGCATAAGACTACCCAAAGATGGCATAAAGGAAATAGGTAAGCATGAGGTTGAGGTGGCCATTTACAGAGATGTAAAGGCTACTGTTAAGGTTAATGTTGTTCCGCTAAATGAAGAGTAA
- a CDS encoding Fur family transcriptional regulator, producing MNNIKDLLNNTDLKATPQRLAILEEIHKAGHIDLETIYKNISQRFPSVSLATVYKNIHTLRDRGVIKELSIKGAKPKYEIAAQKPHHHLICKVCGDVIDIEIDTTFLKEQLKKVEDFEVSNCDIYCYGICSKCKGKSNS from the coding sequence ATGAATAACATTAAAGATTTGTTAAACAATACGGACTTAAAGGCAACACCTCAAAGGCTGGCAATTCTTGAGGAAATTCACAAAGCAGGTCATATTGATTTGGAAACAATTTATAAAAATATCAGCCAGCGTTTTCCATCTGTATCATTGGCTACAGTTTATAAAAATATCCACACCTTAAGGGATAGAGGTGTTATAAAAGAACTTTCTATAAAGGGAGCAAAACCCAAATATGAGATAGCAGCTCAAAAACCACACCATCACCTTATATGCAAGGTATGTGGAGACGTTATAGATATCGAGATAGATACAACCTTTTTAAAAGAACAGTTAAAAAAGGTTGAGGATTTCGAGGTTTCAAACTGCGATATATACTGCTACGGCATATGTAGTAAATGTAAGGGTAAATCAAATTCCTAA
- the rpsR gene encoding 30S ribosomal protein S18, which translates to MVDNKRKKRFFRYPKKKVCHFCTNKIEEIDYKDIDLLSRYVTERYKIVGRKTTATCARHQRMLTKAIKRARVMALMPFTISRKLKG; encoded by the coding sequence ATGGTGGATAATAAAAGAAAGAAGAGATTTTTTAGATACCCAAAGAAGAAGGTTTGTCATTTCTGTACAAATAAAATAGAGGAAATCGATTATAAAGATATCGACTTGCTCTCAAGGTATGTTACAGAGCGTTATAAAATCGTTGGTAGAAAAACTACAGCAACATGCGCAAGACATCAAAGGATGTTAACTAAGGCTATTAAAAGGGCAAGGGTTATGGCTCTGATGCCGTTTACTATCAGCAGAAAACTCAAAGGCTAA
- the uvrA gene encoding excinuclease ABC subunit UvrA, whose amino-acid sequence MKFIKIRKAKTHNLKSINVDIPKSKITVITGPSGSGKSTLAFDVLYAESQRRYLESLSAYARQFLEKIERPDVESIEGLSPAISIDQKSISVNPRSTVGTITEIYDYIRLLFAHIGEAYCYSCGRKITKQDPQAIVDKIASKLERKLLILAPIAINKKGAFKHEFEQFRKDGFVRVLVDGEERLLEEDIELDKNKKHDIYLVVDRVKIKENSKGRIAEAIELALKVGKGVVTVKDMETNNTELFSEHFSCPYCGINYKPITPQSFSFNSPLGACPECYGLGIKHQLDLDKVMPDKSLSVREGVIKLWRRPKYYFYQRFLIEACRKFGIDIYLPFEELPRQHQDIILFGNPGEVVEFEVTAGKKIRREFRGVINLLLEQFNQTDSPKVKSEITSLMQEVTCPACGGDRLNKESLSVKIMGKNIMDVSKLKVSDAYEFFLELERQLNPMQLEISKRVLTEIKARLKFLIDVGLDYLSLNRSASTLSGGEAQRIRLATQAGSSLSGITYVMDEPSIGLHPRDTSRLVETLKHLRDNDNTVVVVEHDSYIIEAADYIVDMGPASGRLGGEVVACGSLNEIEQNEKSLTGKYLSGKLKIEPPKNYKKPIHFLKIKGANVHNLKGIDVDLPLGVFVCISGVSGSGKSSLVFDCFHEYATKAKMGLKSDVCEKIEGLERIDKIIKIDQSPIGRTPRSNPATYTSVFTDIRELFAQTEDAKLQGFTASRFSFNVKGGRCEKCKGEGYIRIEMQFLADVYVKCDVCGGKRYNEATLNVKYKGKSIYDVLEMTINQAYEFFENIPKIRRKLSILRDVGLGYLQLGQPATTLSGGEAQRIKIAKNLIIPPMGHTLYLLDEPSIGLHMDDVKKLIEVLKRLVDEGNSVVVIEHNIDILKSADYILDIGPDSADKGGRVVAFGTPIGVATKFDTYTSYYLRKALGI is encoded by the coding sequence ATGAAATTTATCAAGATCCGCAAAGCCAAAACTCATAACCTTAAAAGCATAAACGTTGACATACCAAAATCCAAAATAACCGTTATTACAGGGCCATCTGGGAGCGGTAAATCTACATTGGCATTTGATGTTTTATATGCAGAGAGCCAGAGAAGATACCTTGAATCGTTGAGTGCTTATGCAAGACAGTTTTTGGAGAAGATAGAAAGACCCGATGTTGAGAGTATAGAGGGTTTATCTCCAGCTATAAGTATAGACCAGAAAAGCATCTCAGTTAACCCTCGCTCAACGGTTGGTACAATAACGGAAATCTATGATTACATAAGATTGCTATTTGCCCATATTGGTGAGGCTTATTGTTACTCTTGCGGCAGAAAAATTACCAAGCAGGATCCTCAGGCAATAGTGGATAAGATAGCCTCAAAATTAGAAAGAAAGCTTTTGATTCTTGCACCCATTGCAATCAACAAAAAGGGAGCTTTCAAGCATGAATTTGAACAATTTAGGAAGGATGGCTTCGTAAGGGTTTTGGTGGATGGGGAGGAGAGGCTGCTTGAGGAGGATATAGAGCTTGATAAAAATAAAAAACATGATATCTACCTTGTTGTTGATAGAGTAAAGATTAAGGAGAATTCAAAAGGCAGAATAGCAGAAGCCATTGAGCTTGCTTTAAAAGTGGGCAAGGGAGTTGTAACCGTTAAGGATATGGAAACTAATAATACAGAGCTTTTTTCTGAGCATTTCTCTTGTCCATATTGTGGGATAAACTACAAACCAATAACTCCACAGAGTTTCTCATTTAACTCTCCTTTAGGCGCATGCCCTGAGTGCTACGGTCTTGGCATAAAGCATCAGCTTGATTTGGATAAGGTAATGCCAGATAAGTCTCTCTCGGTTAGAGAGGGTGTGATTAAACTATGGAGGAGGCCAAAGTATTACTTTTATCAGAGATTCCTGATTGAGGCTTGTAGGAAGTTTGGTATAGATATTTATTTGCCATTTGAGGAACTACCAAGGCAACATCAGGACATCATACTATTTGGTAACCCTGGCGAAGTTGTAGAATTTGAGGTTACTGCTGGCAAAAAGATTAGAAGAGAATTTAGAGGAGTTATAAATCTTTTGCTTGAGCAGTTCAATCAGACAGATAGCCCAAAGGTAAAAAGCGAGATAACTTCCTTAATGCAAGAGGTTACATGTCCTGCATGCGGTGGCGATAGGCTCAACAAGGAGAGTTTGTCGGTTAAGATTATGGGCAAAAACATAATGGATGTAAGTAAATTGAAGGTTTCAGATGCTTATGAATTTTTCCTTGAGCTTGAAAGACAGCTAAACCCTATGCAACTTGAAATATCGAAACGGGTTTTGACCGAGATAAAGGCAAGGTTGAAATTCTTAATTGATGTTGGCCTGGATTACCTTTCTTTAAATAGGAGTGCATCCACTCTTTCTGGCGGTGAAGCACAACGTATTCGACTTGCCACTCAGGCCGGAAGCAGTTTAAGCGGAATAACCTATGTAATGGATGAGCCTTCGATAGGATTACATCCAAGGGATACGTCGAGGCTTGTAGAAACACTTAAACATTTGAGAGATAATGACAACACAGTTGTAGTGGTTGAGCACGATTCATATATAATTGAGGCTGCCGATTACATTGTGGACATGGGGCCTGCAAGTGGAAGACTCGGCGGTGAGGTTGTTGCTTGTGGTAGTCTAAATGAGATAGAACAAAACGAAAAGTCATTGACAGGCAAATATTTAAGCGGGAAATTAAAGATAGAACCGCCCAAAAACTACAAGAAACCTATCCATTTTTTAAAGATAAAAGGGGCGAATGTGCATAACCTTAAAGGTATTGATGTTGACTTGCCGCTTGGTGTGTTTGTTTGCATTAGTGGGGTCTCAGGCTCAGGTAAAAGCTCTCTTGTTTTTGATTGTTTCCATGAGTATGCTACAAAAGCAAAGATGGGGCTAAAAAGTGATGTTTGTGAGAAAATAGAGGGGCTTGAGCGTATAGATAAAATAATAAAGATAGACCAATCGCCAATAGGTAGAACTCCAAGAAGCAACCCTGCAACCTACACTTCGGTTTTTACCGACATAAGGGAGCTGTTTGCTCAAACAGAAGACGCCAAACTCCAGGGTTTTACAGCTTCAAGATTTAGTTTTAATGTTAAGGGAGGAAGGTGCGAGAAATGTAAAGGTGAGGGTTACATAAGGATAGAAATGCAGTTTTTAGCTGATGTTTACGTTAAATGCGATGTCTGTGGCGGAAAACGCTATAATGAGGCTACACTAAACGTTAAATATAAAGGTAAAAGCATATACGATGTACTTGAAATGACAATAAACCAGGCTTACGAATTTTTTGAGAATATTCCTAAGATAAGAAGAAAGCTTTCAATTTTAAGGGATGTTGGTCTTGGGTATTTGCAACTTGGCCAGCCGGCAACAACACTATCTGGCGGTGAGGCTCAGCGTATAAAAATAGCAAAGAACTTAATCATTCCGCCTATGGGGCATACGCTTTATCTATTAGATGAACCATCTATTGGATTGCATATGGATGATGTAAAAAAGCTTATAGAAGTTCTAAAAAGACTAGTGGATGAGGGTAATAGCGTTGTTGTTATAGAGCACAATATCGATATATTGAAAAGTGCAGACTATATCTTAGACATTGGACCAGATAGTGCTGATAAAGGGGGGAGAGTGGTTGCCTTTGGTACCCCCATTGGAGTTGCAACTAAGTTTGATACTTACACTTCTTACTACTTACGCAAAGCCTTAGGAATTTGA
- the dnaB gene encoding replicative DNA helicase encodes MKSNNAVRAYPQSIEAERALLCSLFLDNSKFADVIEIINENDFFDEKNASIFKVLKELYANGIPFDFITVSNVLKEKDLLDKIGPAYITSITEFLPAPANTEYYANIIKKKSVLRQLISMSTEIATMCYEEPEDVEDVLNIAEKRLFEVVSNRSTKYKSSEEASEDMLEYLSRLKERKSIITGIPSGFIDLDKMTNGFQEGDLIIVAGRPGMGKTSFALSIALNAALDYKKSVGVFSLEMSVRQLLLRMISSLSGVDMGKLRTGFFEGNEWDRVVKTLDKLRYTKIYMDDSSLLSSIDIRTKARKMKMEKNIDLLIVDYLQLIEGQSPTANRTQQISEISRSLKILAKELEIPVIALSQLNRAVENREDKRPTPADLRESGSIEQDADIVIFIYRDEVYNKNSQDKGKAEIIIAKHRNGPQGTVKLQFEGRLAAFRNLNDNEDYYGSSSYNEETEEDLDFEEHPEF; translated from the coding sequence ATGAAGAGTAATAATGCCGTAAGAGCCTACCCTCAATCTATAGAGGCTGAGAGGGCACTGTTGTGCTCTCTCTTTCTGGATAATTCAAAATTTGCCGATGTTATAGAAATAATAAACGAAAATGACTTCTTTGATGAAAAGAATGCTTCTATTTTTAAGGTTTTGAAAGAACTCTATGCAAATGGAATTCCCTTTGATTTTATTACGGTTTCAAATGTATTAAAGGAAAAGGATTTGCTTGATAAGATAGGGCCAGCCTATATAACAAGCATAACAGAGTTTCTGCCAGCTCCTGCGAATACCGAATATTACGCCAATATAATAAAAAAGAAATCCGTTTTAAGACAGCTTATATCAATGTCCACAGAGATTGCAACAATGTGCTATGAGGAGCCTGAGGATGTTGAGGATGTATTGAATATAGCAGAAAAAAGGTTGTTTGAAGTTGTAAGCAATCGCTCAACCAAGTACAAGTCCAGCGAAGAAGCATCAGAGGATATGCTTGAATATCTCTCCAGGCTTAAGGAAAGAAAGAGTATTATAACGGGTATCCCAAGCGGTTTTATAGATTTAGATAAGATGACAAATGGCTTTCAAGAGGGTGATTTAATAATAGTAGCAGGGCGTCCAGGAATGGGCAAGACATCTTTTGCTTTAAGCATTGCACTTAATGCTGCTTTAGATTACAAAAAGAGCGTGGGCGTTTTTTCACTCGAGATGTCTGTTAGACAACTTCTTTTGAGAATGATCTCTTCTCTATCTGGTGTTGATATGGGAAAACTTAGGACAGGATTTTTTGAAGGAAATGAATGGGATAGAGTGGTCAAAACATTGGATAAACTAAGATATACTAAGATTTATATGGATGACTCCTCCCTTTTAAGCTCGATAGATATTCGCACGAAAGCTAGAAAAATGAAGATGGAAAAAAATATAGATTTGCTCATTGTAGACTATCTCCAACTTATAGAGGGTCAAAGTCCTACTGCAAACAGGACACAGCAGATTTCTGAGATTTCAAGGTCGTTGAAGATTTTAGCTAAAGAACTTGAGATACCCGTTATAGCGCTCTCCCAGCTTAATAGGGCTGTTGAGAATAGGGAAGATAAAAGGCCAACGCCAGCAGATTTAAGGGAATCTGGTTCGATTGAGCAGGATGCTGATATAGTTATATTCATTTATAGAGATGAGGTTTACAATAAAAATTCACAAGATAAAGGTAAGGCTGAGATTATCATAGCAAAGCATAGAAATGGGCCTCAAGGCACGGTCAAGCTTCAATTTGAAGGGAGACTTGCTGCCTTTAGAAATCTTAATGATAATGAGGATTATTATGGATCCTCTTCATACAATGAAGAGACAGAGGAAGATTTAGACTTCGAAGAACATCCAGAATTCTAA
- a CDS encoding ComF family protein — protein sequence MAKIIELIKFKGHYRLVDFLYYFKDNIIQSGIFENVDCLVAVPMHKKDIAERGFNQSVFIAKVLSNITQIKVDYSLIEKVKRTKHQVGLSAKERKSNLKGAFRLTKKSPYHKVVVVDDVFTTGSTINEIAKLFLSHRIKSNFFCVSSTPHLY from the coding sequence GTGGCCAAGATTATAGAGCTTATAAAATTCAAGGGACATTATCGACTTGTTGATTTTTTATACTATTTTAAGGACAACATTATTCAAAGCGGCATATTTGAAAATGTGGATTGCCTTGTGGCTGTTCCTATGCATAAAAAGGACATTGCAGAAAGGGGTTTTAATCAGAGTGTTTTTATAGCAAAAGTTTTATCAAACATAACTCAAATAAAGGTGGATTACTCATTAATTGAAAAGGTAAAGCGTACAAAACACCAGGTGGGACTTTCAGCTAAAGAAAGAAAAAGCAATCTTAAAGGCGCATTCAGATTGACAAAAAAATCGCCCTATCACAAGGTAGTTGTAGTTGATGATGTTTTTACTACCGGTTCAACAATAAATGAAATAGCAAAATTATTTCTTTCCCATAGAATAAAGAGTAATTTCTTTTGTGTATCTTCAACGCCTCATCTGTATTAA
- a CDS encoding helix-turn-helix domain-containing protein gives MYYSVKALLSIGKNVSQIARELKIDRKTVRKIKKKVENGEIKTPTIKRKSILDPYKDEIIEYLKSGLSAVLIHQKLKEKHSLNVSYSSVKRYIRKLKPGEPFIPLISPPGQEAQVDFGYAGYF, from the coding sequence ATGTATTACTCGGTAAAAGCACTACTGAGTATTGGGAAAAATGTCTCACAGATTGCAAGAGAGCTAAAGATTGACAGGAAAACAGTCAGAAAGATTAAGAAAAAGGTAGAAAACGGAGAGATTAAGACACCCACCATCAAAAGGAAAAGCATCCTTGATCCATACAAGGATGAAATCATTGAGTATTTAAAAAGTGGTCTCTCCGCTGTTTTAATCCACCAGAAGTTAAAAGAAAAGCATAGTCTAAATGTAAGCTATAGCTCTGTGAAACGCTACATCAGGAAGCTAAAGCCAGGTGAGCCCTTCATCCCCTTAATAAGCCCACCTGGCCAAGAAGCCCAAGTAGATTTCGGCTATGCCGGTTATTTCTAA
- a CDS encoding Mu transposase domain-containing protein has translation MPVISNNSRRKKKVKYWIFSMVLSYSRYRYYELVDNQSIPTFINCHINAFEYFSGAPKAIKIDNLKSGVLHVNFYEPEIQHEYARMLEYYNSSAVACRVRKPNEKGKVESSIKYIKNNFLKSIRAEGIEDIDTVKEKLLFWQDNICNAKLHGTTRKIPKDEFLNVEKEKLNRLPDRRYETYDIAKRTVNTYSHIYYRYNYYSVPEKYISEKLNIRSNGNIMEIYDSSFNLIATHELSQLKGEFITKESHKPKMKKNPTDSEYTTMTLDIGESAYLFYKRLRKEKPASYHRVMRGVMSLSKGYPKETMELAFKRAIDFNCISYSSLKSILKNELYNIPYDKPDSPIALGFYNPLRAYDEMTDIKADMKTDIMSGE, from the coding sequence ATGCCGGTTATTTCTAATAATAGCAGAAGAAAAAAGAAAGTAAAGTACTGGATATTCTCAATGGTTTTGTCCTATTCGAGGTACAGATACTATGAGCTTGTGGATAACCAAAGTATACCGACATTCATAAACTGCCATATCAATGCATTTGAATATTTCTCTGGTGCACCAAAGGCTATAAAGATAGACAACCTAAAAAGCGGTGTATTGCATGTTAACTTCTATGAGCCTGAAATTCAGCATGAATATGCAAGGATGCTTGAGTATTACAACTCCTCTGCTGTTGCCTGTAGGGTGAGAAAACCAAATGAGAAGGGCAAGGTAGAATCCAGCATAAAATACATAAAGAACAACTTTCTAAAAAGCATAAGAGCGGAAGGAATAGAAGACATAGACACAGTCAAAGAGAAGCTTTTATTCTGGCAGGACAACATCTGTAATGCAAAGCTACACGGCACAACAAGAAAAATACCGAAGGATGAGTTTCTCAATGTAGAAAAGGAAAAACTCAACAGATTGCCAGATAGAAGATATGAGACCTACGATATTGCAAAAAGAACTGTAAACACCTACTCCCACATCTATTACAGGTACAACTACTACTCTGTGCCTGAAAAATACATATCAGAAAAGCTCAATATTAGGTCAAATGGAAATATAATGGAGATCTATGATTCATCGTTCAACTTAATAGCCACACATGAGCTTTCTCAATTAAAGGGTGAGTTCATAACAAAGGAAAGCCATAAACCCAAGATGAAGAAAAATCCCACAGATTCAGAATACACCACCATGACGCTTGATATAGGTGAAAGCGCCTACCTGTTCTATAAAAGGCTAAGAAAAGAGAAACCTGCCTCATATCACAGGGTAATGAGAGGTGTAATGTCTCTTTCAAAGGGATACCCCAAAGAGACAATGGAGCTTGCATTCAAAAGGGCAATTGATTTCAACTGCATAAGCTATTCCTCTTTAAAAAGCATACTGAAGAATGAGCTCTACAACATTCCCTACGACAAACCAGACTCACCCATAGCCTTAGGTTTTTATAACCCACTAAGAGCTTACGATGAAATGACAGATATAAAAGCAGATATGAAAACAGACATTATGAGTGGTGAGTGA
- a CDS encoding IS256 family transposase, translating to MNRKMLKEIISNMDMDVVKELDEYGKNKLATLMEGLLIEIMGKERYEYLLENPEDKGNGTYKRSLNTGLGKLNLDVPRTRSGNFRSHLLPPKYQRYDESFEDLIFSFLINGDSKQEIVHKMKLRGLDFSEKAYDEIFEYIKTQMLEFKSKELQENYYFLYIDAYHCMVKDEKDKRVKRAVVYTVVGIDTNAQKTLLGYYSFFGSENRSTWMEVFQDLINRGMKRVLMFICDDFNGISEAIRAFFPYSDIQKCTVHASRNVYKHMKKEDASYVNKKLKEIKYSCDTFEKGIEIFKTEIIDRFKDQYKTYTKYLDSRKEELLAFLKYPEVIRKYINSTNTVESVHSSFEKQRLKKGGFFQSMDILNVALFIATDKLHKTWNVNPLIKAKRYELNQMFVAKFGKGVEE from the coding sequence ATGAACAGAAAGATGCTTAAGGAGATAATCTCAAACATGGATATGGATGTAGTAAAGGAGTTGGATGAATACGGAAAGAATAAACTGGCCACCCTAATGGAAGGACTACTTATTGAGATAATGGGTAAGGAAAGATACGAGTACTTACTTGAGAACCCAGAAGACAAAGGCAATGGAACCTACAAAAGGAGCCTAAACACAGGCCTTGGTAAACTGAATTTGGATGTCCCAAGAACAAGGAGCGGAAACTTCCGCTCTCATCTTCTCCCTCCCAAATATCAAAGGTATGATGAAAGCTTTGAGGATTTAATCTTCTCCTTCCTAATCAATGGAGACTCAAAACAGGAAATCGTGCACAAGATGAAATTGAGAGGACTGGATTTTAGTGAAAAAGCATACGATGAGATATTTGAATACATAAAGACACAGATGCTTGAATTTAAATCCAAAGAACTTCAGGAAAACTACTATTTTCTATACATAGACGCCTATCACTGTATGGTAAAGGATGAAAAGGATAAAAGGGTAAAGAGAGCTGTCGTTTACACTGTTGTAGGGATAGACACAAATGCTCAAAAAACACTCCTTGGATATTACTCATTCTTTGGTAGTGAGAACAGATCCACCTGGATGGAAGTATTCCAGGATTTAATCAACAGGGGAATGAAAAGGGTCTTAATGTTCATCTGTGATGATTTCAACGGAATCTCAGAGGCAATAAGAGCCTTCTTTCCTTACTCGGATATTCAGAAATGCACAGTTCATGCATCAAGAAACGTATACAAGCATATGAAAAAGGAGGATGCCTCATATGTGAACAAAAAGCTCAAGGAGATTAAATACTCCTGTGATACCTTTGAAAAAGGGATAGAGATTTTCAAAACAGAGATAATTGACAGATTCAAAGACCAATACAAGACCTACACCAAATATTTAGACTCAAGAAAAGAAGAACTCCTTGCCTTCTTAAAGTACCCTGAGGTAATAAGAAAGTACATCAATTCAACAAACACTGTTGAATCTGTACATTCATCCTTTGAAAAACAAAGGCTAAAGAAAGGAGGGTTCTTCCAGTCCATGGATATCCTAAATGTTGCCCTTTTCATTGCAACAGATAAATTACACAAAACCTGGAATGTTAATCCTCTGATTAAGGCTAAAAGATATGAACTGAATCAGATGTTTGTTGCTAAGTTTGGGAAGGGAGTTGAAGAGTGA
- a CDS encoding TraR/DksA family transcriptional regulator: MDVATKEELKDRLLSLKKEISARIKENLERVNTIQLSGDEGDFSSAVYSRQVIYDLIEKDRKHLIEIEESLYDIEKGTYGICKRCGKEIEIERMKAKPTAKYCIACRKLIEAGK; encoded by the coding sequence ATGGATGTAGCAACAAAAGAGGAATTGAAAGACAGATTATTGAGCTTGAAGAAAGAAATAAGTGCAAGAATTAAAGAAAATTTAGAAAGGGTAAATACTATTCAGCTAAGTGGAGATGAAGGAGATTTCTCCTCTGCTGTATATTCACGTCAGGTTATATATGATTTAATAGAAAAGGATAGGAAACATCTTATAGAGATAGAAGAGTCCTTGTATGATATAGAAAAGGGTACCTACGGCATATGTAAAAGGTGTGGTAAGGAAATAGAAATAGAAAGAATGAAAGCAAAACCTACAGCTAAGTATTGCATTGCATGTAGGAAACTTATCGAAGCTGGCAAGTAA